One Pseudomonas sp. HOU2 genomic window carries:
- the lepB gene encoding signal peptidase I produces MSLNFPLLLVIAVFVCGLLALLDLLFLAPRRRAAIASYQGSVSQPEPVVVEKLNKEPLLVEYGKSFFPVLFIVLVLRSFLVEPFQIPSGSMKPTLDVGDFILVNKFSYGIRLPVIDKKIIEVGDPQRGDVMVFRYPSDPNVNYIKRVVGLPGDTVRYTADKRLLVNGESIAEQLVGSEPGTLGSAELYKEKLGAAEHLIRKEMSRYRATPDHTWTVPAGHYFMMGDNRDNSNDSRYWDDPNIPKDLLGMVPDQNIVGKAFAVWMSWPEPKLSHLPNFSRVGLIK; encoded by the coding sequence GTTGCTCGATCTGCTGTTCCTGGCGCCGCGTCGGCGTGCTGCCATTGCCTCTTATCAAGGCAGTGTCAGCCAGCCCGAGCCCGTGGTGGTCGAGAAGCTGAACAAAGAGCCGTTGCTGGTTGAATACGGCAAGTCGTTCTTTCCGGTGCTGTTCATCGTGCTGGTGCTGCGTTCGTTCCTGGTGGAACCGTTCCAGATTCCATCCGGCTCGATGAAACCGACCCTGGACGTGGGCGACTTCATTCTGGTGAACAAGTTTTCTTACGGGATCCGCCTGCCGGTGATCGACAAGAAAATCATCGAAGTCGGTGATCCGCAGCGTGGCGATGTGATGGTGTTCCGCTACCCGAGCGACCCGAACGTCAACTACATCAAGCGTGTAGTCGGCCTGCCGGGGGACACGGTGCGTTACACCGCCGACAAGCGTCTGTTGGTCAATGGCGAGTCGATTGCCGAGCAACTGGTCGGCTCCGAGCCGGGCACGCTGGGCAGCGCGGAGCTCTACAAGGAGAAACTCGGCGCTGCCGAGCACCTGATCCGCAAGGAAATGAGCCGCTACCGCGCCACGCCGGACCATACCTGGACCGTGCCGGCCGGGCACTACTTCATGATGGGCGACAACCGCGACAACTCCAACGACAGTCGCTATTGGGATGATCCGAACATTCCCAAGGATCTGCTGGGCATGGTTCCCGACCAGAATATCGTCGGCAAAGCCTTCGCTGTCTGGATGAGCTGGCCGGAACCGAAACTCAGCCACCTGCCGAATTTCTCGCGGGTTGGCCTGATCAAGTAA